A region of the Salvelinus alpinus chromosome 24, SLU_Salpinus.1, whole genome shotgun sequence genome:
TTCCGTAGTAGCTTAACAcagacacaaaacatagactttATAGTCACTGCCGTAGTTCAGGGAATGAGGAGTAGAGCGGAGGCTGCGTTGGTGATCATTTCCAAGGTGTCTTTATAGTCGCTGCCGAAGTAACGCAACAGCAGGAAGTTGAAGATACCCACAATGCACATCATGATGAGGAAGGCCAGGACGCGTTTCCCAAACAGGTACCCTGGAGTGCTGTCAGACAGAAACACAGTTgattagtcacacacacacacacatacaaaaaagCAGTCAATCAGTTACAAatacatacattacacacacacacatacacacacacacatatacacacacacacacatacaaaacagcaGTCAATCAGTTACAAatacatacattacacacacaggtacacacactctCACCTTTGAGATGTCTGACCCATGTACCCGACAAAGTACTTCTGCCTGGCCACCAGGTAGATGATCCCTGCGAAGGCAGCAGGAGCTGAACACCAAGATCACAGACAGTGTTAGCTagatgaaaagagagactggggaacgttACGTAACGT
Encoded here:
- the alox5ap gene encoding arachidonate 5-lipoxygenase-activating protein, which translates into the protein MLSIVVEHIFLLVIVTLISVLQNAFFATKVEREGKEHNNKTAFERVSCANRNCMDSYPTFLAVMWCAGLCLNQAPAAFAGIIYLVARQKYFVGYMGQTSQSTPGYLFGKRVLAFLIMMCIVGIFNFLLLRYFGSDYKDTLEMITNAASALLLIP